A single genomic interval of Selenobaculum gibii harbors:
- a CDS encoding pilus assembly FimT family protein produces the protein MRGVTLIELLICVAILGIICLIGLPKQNIAEKHQLNFATDELVMNLRWMQQMSLNSLRGNTSQPQIMPDLVLTLNLLQGNNSGYMICCGTKILKKVDFPGGIKIVSNNQQNFISFNYKGQINQPCTISLQDKDGKNRLIIIDRVGRIRTQ, from the coding sequence ATGCGTGGAGTGACTTTAATTGAGCTTTTGATTTGTGTTGCTATTTTAGGGATTATTTGCTTAATTGGACTGCCAAAACAAAATATTGCGGAGAAGCATCAATTAAATTTTGCAACGGATGAGCTTGTGATGAATTTGCGTTGGATGCAGCAAATGTCGTTAAATTCATTGCGAGGAAATACAAGTCAGCCCCAAATAATGCCAGATTTAGTACTTACGTTGAATCTTTTGCAGGGAAATAATTCAGGGTATATGATTTGTTGTGGCACAAAAATTTTAAAAAAGGTAGATTTTCCAGGTGGAATAAAAATTGTTTCAAACAATCAACAGAATTTTATCAGTTTTAATTACAAGGGGCAAATCAATCAGCCATGTACGATTTCTTTGCAAGATAAAGATGGGAAAAATCGATTGATTATTATTGACCGCGTAGGGCGAATCCGAACGCAATAG
- a CDS encoding competence type IV pilus major pilin ComGC, translating into MIQAIRKRMNQKGFTLVELMVVIAILGVLAAIAIPRFNESTAKANTARVQADLRTIDSASVQYQADNGKMPATITDLQNYLTTEVSKLKSPKGGLYLKANSTTTLDAETAYGVNTTTGRGTLTVGGTAKVAEDFGYVASSGT; encoded by the coding sequence ATGATACAAGCAATTCGTAAACGAATGAACCAAAAAGGTTTCACTTTAGTTGAATTAATGGTAGTTATTGCGATTTTAGGTGTATTGGCAGCTATTGCGATTCCTAGATTTAATGAATCTACAGCAAAGGCGAATACAGCTAGAGTTCAAGCAGATTTGCGAACGATTGATTCTGCATCCGTTCAATATCAAGCAGACAATGGTAAAATGCCTGCTACTATAACAGATTTACAAAATTATTTAACTACTGAAGTTTCTAAATTAAAATCACCTAAAGGTGGTTTGTATTTAAAGGCAAATTCAACTACAACATTGGATGCGGAAACTGCATATGGAGTTAATACTACAACTGGTCGTGGTACATTAACTGTTGGAGGTACTGCAAAAGTAGCGGAAGACTTTGGTTATGTTGCATCATCAGGAACGTGA
- a CDS encoding type IV pilus twitching motility protein PilT: MLTQTYKNEQFSKIDELLKEAARKKASDLHLTVGIQPAFRINGKLVFSEHNRLLPNDTREMFESITNDNQKAHFLEYGEVDFSYSLSGYGRFRVNAFRQRGTIAIVLRLVADRIPTLEDLGHPDILKTLALKPRGLVLVTGPTGSGKSTTLAAMINLINQTQYSHIITMEDPVEYLHRHNKSIVNQREVNTDSLSFGNALRAALREDPDVILVGEMRDAETVSTAITAAETGHLVFATLHTCDAAQTVDRIIDTFPPYQQQQVKVQLSMTLQGIIAQQLLPRKDGDGRIAALEIMIATPAIRNLIREGKTHHIISSIQTGAKMGMQTMDMALKNLVQQNLIKMEDALACANDPDILLRNSPVNRLV; encoded by the coding sequence TTGCTTACGCAGACTTATAAAAATGAACAATTTAGCAAAATTGATGAACTATTAAAAGAGGCCGCAAGAAAAAAAGCCTCTGACTTGCATTTGACAGTTGGAATTCAACCGGCATTTAGAATTAATGGAAAACTTGTTTTTTCAGAGCACAATCGATTATTACCGAATGACACAAGAGAGATGTTTGAATCCATTACAAATGATAACCAAAAGGCGCATTTTTTGGAGTATGGAGAAGTTGACTTTTCCTATTCTTTATCTGGATATGGAAGATTTCGTGTGAATGCATTTAGACAACGAGGAACTATTGCGATTGTCCTTCGCTTAGTTGCTGATAGAATACCGACGCTTGAAGATTTAGGACATCCTGATATTTTAAAAACGTTAGCACTAAAGCCGCGTGGTCTAGTTCTCGTTACAGGGCCTACAGGCTCGGGGAAATCGACAACGCTTGCTGCAATGATTAATTTGATTAATCAAACACAGTATTCTCATATTATTACAATGGAAGATCCAGTGGAGTATTTGCATAGACATAATAAGAGTATTGTAAATCAAAGAGAAGTAAACACAGATTCATTATCGTTTGGTAATGCATTACGTGCTGCGTTGCGTGAAGACCCAGATGTTATTTTAGTAGGAGAAATGCGCGATGCAGAAACCGTCTCTACCGCGATTACCGCAGCGGAAACTGGACATTTAGTTTTTGCTACTTTACATACTTGTGATGCTGCACAAACCGTGGATAGAATTATTGATACATTCCCGCCATATCAACAACAACAAGTAAAAGTTCAGCTATCTATGACCTTGCAAGGAATTATTGCACAACAGCTCCTACCTAGAAAAGATGGCGATGGACGGATTGCAGCGTTAGAAATTATGATTGCTACACCAGCAATCCGTAATCTAATTCGCGAGGGGAAAACGCATCACATCATTTCAAGTATTCAAACTGGTGCAAAGATGGGGATGCAAACGATGGACATGGCGCTGAAAAATCTTGTACAACAAAACTTAATTAAAATGGAAGATGCTTTGGCATGTGCAAATGATCCAGATATCTTACTTAGAAACTCTCCCGTCAATCGATTAGTTTAA
- a CDS encoding UbiX family flavin prenyltransferase, whose amino-acid sequence MRIIIGITGASGSVYALKLIDVLRKQRCEVHAVVSNSGWEVLDYEMNITREVLRQKVDVLHEVNNIGASIASGSFKNDAMIVVPCSMKTLACIANGISDNLLTRAADVTLKEGRSLIIVPRETPINAIHLENMLKLAKLGVKILPACPAFYHKPDTIEDLVDMLVGKICDLISVEHDLFKRWEGNGR is encoded by the coding sequence ATGCGTATAATAATAGGAATTACAGGTGCAAGTGGATCTGTATATGCATTAAAATTAATAGATGTATTAAGAAAGCAGCGTTGTGAAGTTCATGCAGTTGTTAGTAACAGTGGTTGGGAGGTGCTTGACTATGAAATGAATATTACAAGAGAAGTACTGCGTCAAAAAGTAGATGTGTTACATGAAGTAAATAATATAGGGGCGAGTATCGCAAGTGGTTCATTTAAAAATGATGCAATGATTGTTGTTCCTTGCTCTATGAAAACGTTGGCCTGTATAGCAAATGGTATTTCCGATAATTTGTTAACTCGTGCTGCTGATGTTACCTTAAAAGAAGGGCGATCTTTAATTATCGTACCTAGAGAAACACCGATAAATGCGATTCATTTAGAAAATATGTTAAAACTAGCAAAGCTAGGCGTTAAAATTCTCCCAGCGTGTCCAGCTTTTTATCATAAACCAGATACAATAGAAGATTTAGTTGATATGCTTGTCGGAAAAATATGCGATTTAATATCTGTTGAACACGATTTATTTAAGCGTTGGGAGGGGAATGGTCGATAG
- a CDS encoding shikimate dehydrogenase → MLTGKTKNIGVIGCPIEHSLSPLMQNIAITDSGLDYAYTAMLVHPHKLKEAIKGLQALNYRGVNVTIPHKIEVIPLLDEIDENAKMIGAVNTILFEDNLIKGFNTDASGFINSLYNHKVKIKDEQAVLLGAGGAARAVIWGLIKAGIKSIVIGVRNPLKAQPLVDAFKDYLAIEAQDWTTDAFQSKLTDMSLLINATPLGMHPNLEEKPPIQWNKIKNRIVVYDLIYNPSITKFLSEAQQNGHKIMNGAEMLVEQGAESFKIWTGIMPNTKKMLQVL, encoded by the coding sequence ATGTTAACAGGAAAAACAAAAAATATTGGAGTAATTGGATGTCCAATTGAACATTCTTTGTCACCTTTAATGCAAAATATCGCAATAACAGATTCTGGACTTGACTATGCATATACGGCAATGCTGGTTCATCCGCATAAGTTAAAAGAGGCAATTAAAGGATTGCAGGCATTAAATTATCGAGGGGTTAATGTGACGATTCCTCATAAAATTGAGGTTATTCCATTACTAGATGAAATAGATGAGAATGCAAAGATGATCGGTGCAGTCAATACAATTCTTTTTGAAGATAACTTGATAAAAGGTTTTAATACAGATGCCAGCGGTTTTATTAATTCACTCTATAATCATAAGGTGAAAATAAAAGATGAACAGGCTGTTTTGCTTGGTGCTGGTGGTGCTGCTAGGGCTGTAATTTGGGGCTTAATTAAAGCTGGAATAAAATCTATTGTGATTGGCGTTAGAAATCCATTGAAAGCGCAACCGTTAGTAGATGCTTTCAAAGATTATTTAGCTATTGAGGCTCAGGATTGGACAACGGACGCGTTTCAAAGTAAATTAACTGATATGTCGCTGTTAATTAATGCAACACCATTAGGAATGCATCCCAATTTGGAAGAAAAGCCACCTATTCAATGGAATAAAATTAAAAATAGGATTGTTGTTTATGATTTGATTTATAATCCCTCAATTACAAAATTTTTAAGCGAAGCTCAGCAAAACGGACATAAAATTATGAATGGGGCGGAAATGTTAGTTGAGCAAGGTGCTGAATCATTTAAAATCTGGACGGGTATTATGCCAAATACTAAAAAAATGCTACAAGTTTTGTGA
- a CDS encoding type II secretion system F family protein, whose product MAKTFTYKARDRGGALISGKIVADSQNAVASFIREKGYFVTQIKEAKDANNLNEFFSKLRGVKPKEIAIFCRQMSIMINAGLPLVTAVSILIEQTHNPILKNALKDVYQQIQGGDTFSSAIKKYDHIFPPIMIHMITAGEVGGVMDDVMDRLAVHLEKDYKMREKIKSAMTYPVVVICLAVLVVIFILTFVMPTFKSMFDNMHSELPLPTQFLLGVSGFFQEYWWLVIIGLVAMAFGATQIYKIPRYQLYVDAMILRMPVFGMLVRKISIARFSRTLGTLLHGGVPIITALDVVKNVTGNMQLVNALTDAQTDVRDGFTLSDTLSSSKVFTPMVVQMIAVGEETGQMDTMLGKIADFYEDDVDDVVSRLSSLLEPMMIVILGLIIGSIVISIALPMFDVVNNVGG is encoded by the coding sequence ATGGCGAAAACTTTTACATATAAAGCGAGAGATCGCGGAGGTGCTTTAATTTCCGGGAAAATTGTTGCAGATTCTCAAAATGCAGTTGCTTCATTTATTCGAGAAAAAGGTTACTTTGTAACACAAATAAAAGAGGCAAAAGATGCGAATAATCTCAATGAGTTTTTTAGTAAGTTACGTGGCGTAAAACCAAAAGAGATTGCAATATTCTGTAGGCAGATGTCCATTATGATTAATGCAGGGTTACCTTTAGTAACCGCAGTAAGTATCCTCATTGAACAGACGCACAATCCGATATTAAAGAATGCCTTAAAAGATGTTTATCAACAAATTCAAGGTGGGGATACCTTTAGTTCAGCAATAAAAAAATATGACCACATTTTCCCACCAATTATGATACATATGATTACTGCCGGTGAAGTCGGTGGTGTAATGGACGATGTAATGGATCGTCTAGCTGTGCATTTAGAAAAAGACTACAAAATGCGCGAAAAAATTAAATCGGCAATGACATATCCAGTCGTAGTAATTTGTTTAGCCGTTTTAGTTGTGATTTTTATTTTGACGTTTGTTATGCCGACCTTTAAGAGTATGTTTGATAACATGCACTCTGAATTACCGTTACCAACACAGTTTTTATTAGGTGTAAGCGGATTTTTTCAAGAGTATTGGTGGCTGGTTATTATCGGACTTGTTGCAATGGCATTTGGTGCAACTCAGATTTATAAGATTCCACGCTATCAACTGTATGTTGATGCAATGATTCTGCGCATGCCTGTATTTGGGATGCTGGTTAGAAAAATTTCGATTGCTCGATTTAGTCGTACCTTGGGAACTTTGTTGCATGGTGGTGTGCCAATTATCACAGCACTTGATGTCGTGAAAAATGTGACGGGTAATATGCAATTAGTCAATGCATTGACCGATGCACAAACTGATGTTAGAGATGGATTTACGCTCTCTGATACGCTAAGCTCCAGCAAAGTTTTTACACCGATGGTAGTACAAATGATTGCTGTTGGAGAAGAAACAGGGCAAATGGATACAATGCTTGGAAAAATTGCCGATTTCTACGAAGATGATGTTGACGATGTTGTGTCAAGACTAAGTAGTCTATTAGAGCCTATGATGATTGTCATCCTTGGCTTAATTATTGGATCTATTGTTATTTCTATTGCATTACCAATGTTTGATGTAGTAAACAACGTTGGTGGCTAA
- a CDS encoding prepilin peptidase, with protein sequence MDFAFIFILGLLIGSFLNVCIYRLPQNESIVFPPSHCMSCGNELKVLDLVPVLSYFVLQGKCRFCKTSISPRYAGMELLTGFLFLFTYSQIGLGLQLLKALIFISFLVVITFIDYDHQLILDKVLLPMGIVGVLINLLFEYSDFIVTLGSLSFSLLVNPLDWLSMGIGFFVGGGLLFIIAMVSGGGMGGGDIKFAAVLGLWLGWQMNLLVLMLAFILGGIVGVLLIATRIKSRKDYIPFGPFIAISAWIVYIYGIEILQWYFSLT encoded by the coding sequence TTGGATTTTGCATTTATTTTTATTTTAGGCTTATTAATCGGTAGTTTTCTCAATGTATGTATCTACCGATTGCCGCAGAATGAATCGATTGTTTTTCCGCCGTCACATTGCATGTCGTGTGGAAATGAACTAAAAGTATTAGATTTAGTGCCGGTACTTAGCTATTTTGTATTACAGGGAAAATGTCGTTTTTGCAAAACATCTATATCGCCTCGTTATGCAGGGATGGAGCTATTAACTGGTTTTTTATTTTTGTTTACTTATTCCCAGATTGGCTTAGGTCTACAATTATTAAAAGCACTTATTTTTATTTCATTTTTAGTTGTGATTACGTTTATTGACTATGACCATCAATTGATTTTGGACAAGGTTTTATTACCGATGGGAATCGTTGGTGTTTTGATAAATTTATTATTTGAATATAGTGATTTCATCGTTACATTAGGTTCGTTATCTTTTTCTCTGCTGGTGAATCCTTTAGATTGGCTGAGTATGGGGATTGGGTTCTTTGTCGGTGGGGGATTGTTATTTATTATTGCTATGGTAAGTGGAGGGGGAATGGGAGGAGGAGATATCAAATTTGCCGCTGTGTTAGGCTTGTGGCTGGGCTGGCAAATGAATTTGCTCGTATTAATGTTAGCGTTTATCTTAGGTGGGATTGTTGGTGTCTTATTAATAGCAACACGAATCAAAAGCCGTAAGGATTATATACCGTTTGGCCCATTTATTGCGATTTCTGCTTGGATCGTCTATATCTATGGAATTGAAATTTTGCAATGGTATTTTTCTTTAACGTGA
- a CDS encoding type IV pilus modification PilV family protein, with translation MMNEKGFSLIGVLISCILLTAITSLLFTQQMIIKQNMNAQNRMNAANIAQVAIESLTRADLMAIDYTSSVKQVIENHTTFEVTTTITHEEFFHMDKVKVIVAWQEWGVLYNVTFETLLSKDILF, from the coding sequence ATGATGAATGAAAAAGGGTTTTCATTAATTGGAGTTCTGATTTCATGTATTCTTTTGACAGCAATTACTTCTCTTTTATTTACTCAGCAAATGATAATAAAACAAAACATGAATGCGCAAAATCGTATGAATGCAGCGAATATTGCACAAGTAGCAATTGAGAGTTTAACCAGGGCCGATTTAATGGCAATAGATTATACGAGTTCAGTAAAGCAGGTAATCGAAAATCATACGACTTTTGAAGTAACAACAACAATTACACATGAAGAGTTTTTTCACATGGACAAAGTTAAAGTAATTGTAGCTTGGCAAGAATGGGGCGTTTTATATAATGTCACGTTTGAAACATTATTGTCTAAAGATATTTTATTTTAA
- a CDS encoding GspE/PulE family protein: MAIVKKRLGDLLIDADVISQEQLDKALTVQKTTKERLGKALISLGYVTEKSLIKALEIQLGVPHVVLTGLNINPEVIALVPQAIAERYSILPIDKNGKKLTIAMVDPTNFYAIDDVRTISGLDIVPVIATEKDILRAINEFYGVQALVNKASSIIKPEDVASISEVQTANDAPVISIVNTIISQAIKERASDIHIEPTDTELRVRYRIDGALREFFSFPYKTHALLVSRIKIMSDLDIAERRIPQDGRIKYVENNKDYDLRVSTLPTVIGEKIVMRILDRSSVIVDIKSLGFSEYNLNRYSKLYNQAYGMILVTGPTGSGKTTTLYSTLTGLNKSTENIITVEDPVEYRLDGINQVQINPKAGLTFAAGLRSILRQDPNIVMLGEIRDGETADIAIRAALTGHLVLSTLHTNDSAGAISRLVDMGVAPFLVSSSVLGIIAQRLVRVICSECKESYQLEKDSLEYEFMEDMCDGDTVLYRGRGCPSCGGTGYKGRLAIHEVLPISKNIRELITNHASVDLIKNAAFSEGMISMRQDGIQKVLEGKTTVKEVMKVAYADL, translated from the coding sequence ATGGCAATTGTGAAAAAAAGACTAGGAGACCTTTTAATTGACGCAGATGTAATTTCGCAAGAGCAATTGGATAAGGCGTTAACTGTACAAAAAACAACAAAGGAGCGATTAGGAAAAGCTTTAATTAGTTTGGGATATGTGACTGAAAAATCCTTAATTAAAGCATTGGAAATACAGTTAGGTGTTCCTCATGTAGTATTAACCGGTTTAAATATAAACCCGGAAGTTATTGCATTGGTACCACAAGCGATTGCTGAAAGGTATAGTATTCTTCCAATTGATAAAAATGGCAAAAAATTAACCATTGCAATGGTGGATCCGACAAACTTTTATGCAATTGATGATGTTCGGACGATTAGTGGCCTGGATATCGTTCCTGTGATTGCTACTGAAAAGGATATCTTGCGTGCAATTAATGAGTTTTATGGTGTTCAAGCACTTGTAAACAAAGCATCTAGTATTATTAAGCCTGAGGATGTAGCAAGTATATCGGAGGTTCAGACGGCGAATGATGCTCCTGTAATTAGTATAGTAAATACGATTATTAGCCAAGCCATAAAAGAACGTGCGAGTGATATCCACATTGAGCCGACGGATACAGAGCTTAGAGTTCGTTATCGAATAGATGGTGCGCTAAGAGAATTTTTTTCTTTTCCCTATAAAACGCATGCTTTATTAGTGTCAAGAATAAAGATAATGAGTGATTTAGATATAGCGGAACGACGAATCCCTCAAGATGGACGAATTAAATATGTTGAAAACAACAAAGATTACGATTTGCGTGTATCGACATTACCGACAGTTATAGGTGAGAAAATTGTAATGCGAATCTTAGATAGAAGTTCTGTAATTGTTGATATTAAGAGTTTAGGTTTTTCTGAATACAATCTTAATCGATATAGTAAATTATATAATCAGGCATATGGAATGATTTTAGTTACTGGTCCTACGGGATCGGGAAAAACAACTACATTATATTCTACTTTAACGGGATTAAATAAGTCGACGGAGAATATTATTACAGTAGAAGATCCTGTTGAATATCGTTTAGACGGGATTAATCAAGTACAGATTAATCCTAAAGCTGGATTAACTTTTGCAGCTGGTTTGCGTTCTATTTTACGGCAAGATCCTAATATTGTTATGTTAGGAGAAATTCGTGACGGAGAGACTGCTGACATTGCAATTCGAGCAGCACTAACAGGACATTTAGTTTTAAGTACTTTACATACCAATGACTCGGCTGGGGCTATTTCTCGTTTAGTTGATATGGGAGTTGCACCATTTCTTGTTTCATCCTCTGTACTAGGGATTATTGCCCAACGGTTAGTTCGTGTAATTTGTTCTGAATGTAAAGAATCTTATCAACTAGAAAAAGATTCTTTGGAATATGAGTTTATGGAAGATATGTGTGACGGTGATACTGTTTTATATCGTGGTAGAGGGTGCCCAAGCTGTGGTGGAACTGGTTATAAAGGGCGTTTAGCAATTCATGAGGTATTGCCGATTTCAAAGAATATTCGAGAATTAATTACGAATCATGCATCAGTAGACTTAATAAAGAATGCAGCTTTTTCTGAAGGAATGATTAGTATGAGACAAGATGGCATACAAAAAGTTTTAGAAGGAAAAACAACGGTGAAAGAGGTAATGAAAGTTGCTTACGCAGACTTATAA
- a CDS encoding YqeG family HAD IIIA-type phosphatase encodes MEVIHIKKFLMPDLVRKSVFEIDLEELRRQGIRGLILDLDNTVIHWNRDVLESKMYDWFYLVHVHQFEICFLSNNFSTRVSRIAKEVNAYYVARAWKPFGKGFKSCIKKMNLPSNSVAVIGDQLFTDILGGNCAGLFTILVNPLSKDEFVTTKIMRIFEKKILQKYK; translated from the coding sequence TTGGAGGTAATTCATATCAAAAAATTCTTAATGCCTGATTTAGTACGAAAGTCTGTTTTTGAAATTGATTTAGAGGAATTGAGAAGACAAGGAATTCGTGGGCTGATTTTAGATTTAGATAATACGGTTATTCATTGGAATCGTGATGTGTTAGAAAGTAAAATGTACGATTGGTTTTATCTAGTCCATGTTCATCAGTTCGAAATATGTTTTTTATCTAATAATTTTTCTACGCGTGTATCGCGAATAGCAAAAGAAGTAAATGCTTATTATGTTGCCAGGGCTTGGAAGCCTTTTGGAAAAGGATTTAAAAGTTGTATAAAAAAAATGAATTTGCCATCAAATTCTGTTGCAGTTATCGGGGATCAATTATTTACTGATATACTAGGTGGAAATTGTGCAGGTTTATTTACGATTTTAGTGAATCCGCTAAGTAAGGATGAATTTGTGACAACGAAAATCATGCGCATTTTTGAAAAAAAGATTTTACAAAAGTATAAATAA
- a CDS encoding YifB family Mg chelatase-like AAA ATPase, giving the protein MFAQTLGSTTLGVNGILINVEVDMGNGLPSFDIVGLADAAVRESRERVRAAIKNSGFRLPARKTTINLAPADIRKDSSGLDLPIAIGLLVAAGFISQDSIADTMFAGELSLDGKLRGIAGLLPMAIHCQKQGLQKLVVSPENLNEALLVEGLTVYAPQYLSELIRYINGDENLKPCNKNSTTAIVDSLSDDFSDVQGQFAAKRALEIAAAGGHNVLMVGPPGSGKSMLAKRVSTILPTMSGQEALEVTKIYSVAGLLKDNAGLIRSRPFRSPHHTISDAGMIGGGRIPKPGEVTLSHNGVLFLDELPEFSKVALEVLRQPLEDGQVTIARANASITYPSKIMLIAAMNPCPCGFLSDTKQVCICTPAEIKRYTRKISGPLLDRIDIHIHVPRLEYSEFTDLKVAESSSVIRARVDKARTIQKKRLENYHLFCNAQMGHRHLKKTCLINSKGKILLEQAFTRMNLSARSYDRIIKVARTIADLADCEEIVEQHIAEAIQLRGNYSTI; this is encoded by the coding sequence ATGTTTGCACAAACTTTAGGTTCTACAACACTTGGAGTAAATGGCATATTAATTAATGTTGAAGTTGATATGGGAAATGGTTTGCCGAGTTTTGATATTGTTGGCTTAGCGGATGCTGCGGTAAGAGAATCAAGAGAACGGGTTCGGGCTGCAATTAAAAATTCTGGATTTAGACTGCCAGCAAGAAAAACTACGATTAATTTAGCTCCAGCAGATATTCGAAAAGATAGTTCTGGCCTTGACCTACCGATTGCTATAGGTTTATTAGTCGCGGCTGGATTTATCTCTCAAGATTCGATTGCAGATACAATGTTTGCCGGTGAGTTATCACTTGATGGAAAATTACGAGGGATTGCAGGTCTTTTGCCAATGGCAATTCATTGTCAAAAGCAAGGACTTCAAAAGCTTGTTGTATCTCCAGAAAATTTGAATGAAGCTCTGTTGGTAGAAGGATTAACGGTATATGCACCACAGTACTTATCAGAGCTTATTCGTTATATTAATGGTGATGAAAATTTAAAGCCTTGCAATAAGAACAGTACTACGGCGATTGTTGATTCATTATCAGATGACTTTTCTGATGTTCAGGGACAATTTGCCGCAAAAAGAGCATTAGAAATCGCAGCTGCTGGCGGGCATAATGTACTTATGGTCGGACCGCCAGGTAGTGGTAAATCGATGTTAGCGAAACGAGTAAGTACAATTTTGCCGACAATGTCAGGTCAAGAGGCGCTAGAAGTTACAAAAATATATAGTGTTGCGGGTTTATTAAAAGATAACGCTGGTTTAATAAGAAGCCGCCCATTTCGTAGCCCCCATCATACCATATCAGATGCAGGTATGATTGGAGGTGGACGTATACCAAAGCCAGGAGAAGTAACATTAAGTCATAATGGTGTACTTTTCTTAGATGAGCTACCGGAGTTTAGCAAAGTTGCTTTAGAGGTGTTGCGGCAGCCTTTAGAAGATGGACAAGTAACAATTGCAAGAGCCAATGCATCTATTACGTACCCATCAAAGATCATGCTTATTGCAGCGATGAATCCCTGTCCGTGCGGATTTCTAAGTGATACAAAGCAAGTATGTATTTGTACACCAGCGGAAATTAAACGCTATACTAGAAAGATTTCAGGCCCATTATTAGATAGAATAGATATTCATATTCATGTTCCTAGATTAGAGTATTCGGAGTTCACAGATTTAAAAGTAGCAGAGTCTTCGTCAGTTATTAGAGCAAGAGTGGATAAAGCCCGTACGATTCAAAAGAAACGTTTAGAAAACTATCATCTTTTTTGTAATGCGCAGATGGGTCATAGACACTTAAAGAAAACTTGCTTAATAAACTCGAAAGGAAAGATTTTACTAGAACAGGCATTTACGCGGATGAATTTATCTGCACGAAGTTATGATCGCATTATAAAAGTTGCAAGGACTATTGCGGATTTAGCGGACTGTGAAGAAATTGTGGAGCAGCATATTGCAGAAGCAATTCAACTGCGTGGAAATTACTCTACAATTTAA
- a CDS encoding late competence development ComFB family protein: MKIKNCMEDFVFQHLDGFLEQNQNICKCEQCKTDIAVLALNRLKPCYVTTEKGDLYTRLDLYETENEVDIFIALGKAIDIVEANPRHVKR, from the coding sequence ATGAAGATTAAAAATTGTATGGAGGATTTTGTTTTTCAACATTTGGACGGTTTTTTAGAGCAAAATCAGAATATTTGTAAATGCGAGCAATGTAAAACTGATATCGCAGTATTAGCACTTAATCGTTTAAAACCATGCTATGTAACGACTGAAAAAGGAGATTTATATACACGGCTTGATTTGTATGAAACAGAAAATGAAGTTGATATTTTCATTGCGTTAGGTAAAGCAATTGATATTGTGGAGGCAAATCCTAGACATGTTAAAAGATAA